A single genomic interval of Spinacia oleracea cultivar Varoflay chromosome 6, BTI_SOV_V1, whole genome shotgun sequence harbors:
- the LOC110778265 gene encoding protein HLB1-like gives MDSNRGDELEVLVSSPWSFLQSIVEHTFFLVANANPNPKYIEGKGLFIDKDGAVLELENGGGGGGGRGGVEQGSKVVTFSLSCSFDVHLLLDATDYYGKAVQLNWNSPQALNNWGLALQELSAIVPAKEKHNIVKTAISKFRAAIQLQFDFHRAIYNLRTVLYGLAEDLLRIGGSVSHNDISPNDLYSQCAVYIAAAHALKPNYSVYRSALRLVRSMLPLPYLKVGYLTAPPPGNPIGPHSDWKRTQFVLNHEGLYQIVSEQKTSRQSLSSKQVDGPNIKNRAVKVDIPDIVSVSASADLTLPPGVGLFIDTIHGPVYLVADSWESLDGWLDAIRLVYTIFARGKSDVLAGVITG, from the exons ATGGATAGCAATAGAGGAGATGAGCTTGAAGTCCTCGTCAGCAGTCCATGGTCCTTTTTGCAATCCATTGTTGAGCATACCTTCTTTCTCGTCGCTAAcgctaaccctaaccctaagtACATCGAGGGCAAA GGTTTATTCATAGATAAAGATGGGGCGGTGTTGGAATTAgagaatggtggtggtggtggtggcggtcgTGGTGGGGTGGAGCAGGGGAG CAAAGTGGTGACCTTTTCTCTGAGTTGTTCATTTGACGTTCACTTATTGTTGGAT GCCACAGATTACTACGGAAAAGCTGTGCAGTTGAATTGGAATAGTCCCcag GCGCTTAACAACTGGGGACTTGCACTGCAG GAACTCAGTGCGATAGTCCCTGCTAAGGAAAAGCATAACATTGTTAAGACGGCAATTAGTAAG TTCCGTGCAGCAATTCAGTTGCAGTTTGACTTTCATAGGGCTATTTACAACCTCAGAACTGTTTTG TATGGCTTAGCCGAGGACTTGCTAAGAATCGGGGGATCAGTCAGCCATAATGATATTTCGCCCAATGACTTGTATAGTCAGTGCGCTGTCTATATTGCAGCTGCTCACGCATTGAAGCCAAATTACTCG GTCTACCGCAGTGCACTGAGGCTAGTCCGTTCTATG CTTCCTTTGCCCTATCTTAAAGTGGGATATCTGACGGCTCCACCTCCAGGAAATCCAATAGGCCCCCATAGTGATTGGAAGCGGACACAATTTGTCCTTAACCATGAGGGTCTTTATCAG ATTGTATCCGAACAAAAGACATCACGGCAGAGTCTTTCTAGCAAGCAAGTAGATGGgccaaatataaaaaatagaGCCGTCAAAGTTGACATCCCTGACATTGTTTCAGTGTCAGCATCTGCTGATCTTACTTTACCACCTGGGGTTGGACTCTTCATTGACACAATACACGGACCTGTATACTTG GTAGCTGACTCGTGGGAATCTTTGGATGGTTGGCTGGATGCAATTCGTTTAGTTTACACAATTTTTGCTCGAGGTAAGAGTGATGTTTTGGCTGGTGTAATCACTGGATGA